In a single window of the Mustelus asterias chromosome 3, sMusAst1.hap1.1, whole genome shotgun sequence genome:
- the rnf7 gene encoding RING-box protein 2, translating into MADEELEDSACVHNVVGAGGRSGDKMFTLKKWNAVAMWSWDVECDTCAICRVQVMDACLRCQAENKQEDCVVVWGECNHSFHNCCMSLWVKQNNRCPLCQQDWVVQRIGK; encoded by the exons ATGGCGGACGAGGAGTTGGAAGATTCGGCTTGTGTTCACAATGTGGTGGGAGCGGGCGGCCGATCCGGAGACAAGATGTTCACCCTGAAGAAGTGGAACGCCGTGGCCATGTGGAGCTGGGATGTGGAGTGCGATACCTGCGCCATCTGCCGGGTGCAGGTGATGG ACGCCTGTCTCCGGTGCCAAGCTGAAAATAAACAAGAGGATTGTGTTG TGGTTTGGGGAGAATGCAACCACTCCTTCCACAACTGCTGCATGTCGCTGTGGGTAAAACAGAACAACCGCTGCCCACTTTGCCAGCAGGACTGGGTAGTGCAGAGAATAGGCAAATGA